Proteins found in one Aethina tumida isolate Nest 87 chromosome 1, icAetTumi1.1, whole genome shotgun sequence genomic segment:
- the LOC109595122 gene encoding inositol hexakisphosphate and diphosphoinositol-pentakisphosphate kinase isoform X2, whose amino-acid sequence MEWSWLKDWWRLKKWRKNRKMSDQSMICYCDECLQNEDGDLELCDPVDVLGSQDMEDGGKVVIVGVCAMAKKSQSKPMKEILTRLQEFEYIKVTVFPEEVILQKPVEEWPVCDCLISFHSKGFPLDKAISYAQLHNPYVINNLHMQYDIQDRRKVYALLEAEGIEIPRYAVLDRDSADPKHHELVESEDHVEVNGVVFNKPFVEKPVSAEDHNIYIYYPTSAGGGSQRLFRKIGSRSSVYSPESRVRKTGSFIYEDFMPTDGTDVKVYTVGPDYAHAEARKSPALDGKVERDREGKEIRYPVILSNAEKLISRKVCLAFKQAVCGFDLLRANGKSFVCDVNGFSFVKNSNKYYDDCAKILGNMILRELAPTLHIPWSVPFQLDDPPIVPTTFGKMMELRCVVGVIRHGDRTPKQKMKVEVRHPKFFEIFEKYDGYKHGHVKLKRPKQLQEILDIARALLAEIQQHEADPEIEEKQGKLEQLKSVLEMYGHFSGINRKVQMKYQPKGRPRGSSSDDDKPAEPSLVLILKWGGELTPAGRIQAEELGRIFRCMYPGGQGRHFAGEYAGAQGLGLLRLHSTFRHDLKIYASDEGRVQMTAAAFAKGLLALEGELTPILVQMVKSANTNGLLDNDCDSSKYQNMCKSRLHELMQLDKDFTPTEREKINPCNSSSISDALDFVKNPVKCCKHVHELIKNLMEIVQVKKEDQKTKDAILYHGETWELMGRRWGKIEKDFFTKNKTFDISKIPDIYDCIKYDLQHNQHTLQFEQAEELYMYAKYLADIVIPQEYGLTAQEKLTIGQGICTPLLKKIKADLQRNIEELGEETVNRLNPRYSHGVSSPGRHVRTRLYFTSESHIHSLITVLRHGGLLDIKKDEQWRRAMEYVSMVSELNYMSQIVIMLYEDPTKDPCSEERFHIELHFSPGVNCCVQKNLPPGPGFRPHSRNESVASKNPSSNTSVTATPDEVKSQCSPRIEEEGEMSLDEEKFLVEPKDSPTNSDGSPPTSPQAPSYRQYLKTSDPIPIGSSHTVCGHEAMHLAKCLNEELANQKAEAGRRSNRAVSPDPEPRSRSYDHKSPAKGKESPSSTTDHSLTPTNTPVTPPIEIPVRTLTFETKAELMNDENTFLPIGFEKGELSPIDGSLENQSDTDSCNVRDEIKTERKMGGSRPQSATNELPLTELNLALFTCEFETKSFSKMSTNELPLSDIRFGPKGLCKQGTIDSQNDDVSMEVNWETDVKEIEDRQPKRLKDKIQQRSFSDPNILDKDWMSLSNKSFLLEKYSQSLLHNSASRESSCNRSPNSLSPIEPPHFPHSFYPSEHGPPVPDQCCTLCSSAPTSNLLSFFTAAPGACCETVQLMRPPGVAARSLSHPPVLVTASSAHPYQNYHPCMSDVECGGGSAAATGRRHRHSIAGQMSYFKMLGFGCGGPLGIKKLIGGSTNSLFSTAVISGSSSAPNLRDMITSTASASAIEGFGGVPPIRPLETLHNALSLRQIDAFLDHMTAAPLFRTPSSTPPKYPSTPLPTPTQCSSGLSSSSSQKLQSPSNSVGWSGPPSFVSNSGPSSPGYSETNSKESSEMSSSVISGDGLTMDKITSIFPTAPGLDQDLGSVGGMLLDMDREISGSMEFSEYYASIHKPLYRGESGDVTPISGGSEVEFNTNDATAGSTADYDVTVTEEMEQSFAMGDDETFDIPDSQECSGYPENNQVVMTNCPKAIMNICVNALQNDKLSKNAEQSDKLLASNNLLGQLDLKKCAIYDKDVKNLASLGSDKWSTSKERFLEGKKINYVKADNVDYGKNLNIGAEKKVDKDNKDFNLLKQNPGTVLIKEGFIEPPRMSRISRSFHGKSPTSNSYLDISNNSPRRASDSVSMTNCNANPGNALSKIEPKPQRPVFTSQLSQPCGSTNPNKGTSFRKTSLTDGLPKHPRFTTVRVDEAEHAASMGLFMKARDTESEDSLQN is encoded by the exons ATGGAATGGAGTTGGTTAAAGGACTGGTGGCGTTTGAAAAAATGGAGGAAAAACAGGAAAATGAGTGATCAATCGATGATCTGCTACTGTGATGAGTGTTTGCAGAATGAAGAT ggcGACTTGGAATTATGCGACCCCGTCGACGTGCTAGGCTCCCAAGACATGGAGGATGGGGGCAAGGTGGTGATAGTGGGGGTCTGCGCAATGGCCAAGAAGTCGCAGAGCAAACCCATGAAGGAGATACTCACCAGATTGCAGGAGTTTGAGTACATCAAAGTCACAGTATTTCCAGAAGAAGTCATACTACAG AAACCGGTGGAAGAATGGCCGGTGTGCGACTGCCTAATATCATTTCACTCAAAGGGTTTTCCCCTGGACAAAGCCATATCCTACGCCCAACTCCACAATCCCTACGTCATCAATAATCTGCACATGCAGTACGACATACAAGACCGCAGAAAAGTGTACGCCCTTTTAGAAGCGGAGGGCATCGAAATTCCTAGGTATGCAGTATTAGACAGGGATAGTGCGGATCCGAAAC ACCACGAATTAGTTGAGTCCGAGGACCATGTCGAAGTCAATGGGGTGGTGTTCAATAAACCGTTTGTGGAAAAGCCGGTTTCCGCTGAAGACCACAACATCTACATCTATTATCCCACATCCGCTGGCGGGGGGAGTCAAAGGTTATTTAGAaag ATCGGTAGCAGGAGCAGCGTTTATTCGCCGGAGTCCAGAGTACGAAAGACCGGCAGCTTCATTTACGAAGACTTCATGCCGACTGATGGGACTGACGTTAAG GTATACACAGTGGGTCCGGATTATGCTCATGCGGAGGCACGTAAGTCACCAGCCTTAGATGGAAAAGTGGAGCGGGACCGGGAGGGTAAAGAGATACGTTATCCGGTGATTCTTAGCAATGCCGAGAAACTGATCTCGCGGAAGGTATGTCTGGCGTTCAAACAAGCTGTTTGTGGTTTTGACTTGCTGCGGGCCAACGGCAAGTCCTTCGTCTGTGACGTCAACGGGTTCAGCTTCGTTAAAAACTCTAACAAGTATTACGATGATTGCGCTAAGATATTAG GTAATATGATATTGAGGGAATTGGCGCCAACGTTGCACATTCCCTGGTCGGTGCCTTTTCAATTGGACGACCCTCCAATTGTACCCACCACTTTTGGTAAAATGATGGAGTTGCGATGTGTGGTGGGAGTTATCAGACACGGTGACAGGACGCCTAAGCAAAAGATGAAGGTGGAAGTTCGTCATCCGAA attctttgaaatatttgaaaaatacgaCGGTTACAAGCACGGCCATGTGAAATTGAAACGCCCCAAACAGCTGCAGGAGATTTTGGACATCGCCAGGGCACTGTTGGCCGAAATACAACAGCACGAGGCGGATCCTGAAATTGAGGAGAAGCAGGGCAAACTCGAACAACTTAAAAGCGTTTTAGAAAT GTACGGACATTTTTCCGGAATAAACCGCAAGGTGCAGATGAAGTACCAACCTAAAGGACGACCTCGAGGTTCAAGTTCCGATGATG ACAAGCCGGCCGAGCCGTCGCTGGTCCTCATCCTCAAGTGGGGTGGGGAATTGACTCCGGCCGGGCGGATCCAGGCGGAGGAGCTGGGTCGCATATTCCGCTGCATGTATCCCGGCGGACAAGGTAGACATTTTGCCG gaGAATATGCAGGTGCGCAAGGTTTGGGCCTCTTAAGATTGCATTCAACCTTTAGACACGACCTAAAAATATATGCTTCCGATGAAGGGAGAGTGCAAATGACTGCTGCGGCATTTGCAAAAGGTCTCCTGGCTTTGGAGGGCGAACTCACTCCCATATTGGTACAAATGGTTAAAAGTGCCAATACCAATGGACTTCTCGACAACGATTGTGATAGCAGTAAATATCAAAACAT GTGCAAATCCAGGCTACATGAACTTATGCAGTTGGATAAAGACTTTACTCCCACTGAACGAGAAAAGATTAATCCCTGCAACTCCTCCAGCATAAGTGATGCGTtggattttgttaaaaatcctGTAAAATGTTGCAAACACGTTCACGAATTGATTAAGAATCTTATGGAAATAGTGCAGGTTAAAAAAGAAGATCAAAAAACGAAAG ACGCCATATTATATCATGGAGAGACTTGGGAGTTGATGGGTAGAAGATGGGGTAAAATAGAAAAGGATTTCTTCACTAAAAACAAAACCTTCGATATTAGTAAAATACCCGACATTTACGACTGCATTAAGTATGATTTACAACACAATCAGCATACTCTACAATTCGAACAAGCCGAAGAATTATACATGTATGCCAAATATTTAGCTGACATCGTTATACCACAA GAGTACGGCCTGACGGCCCAAGAAAAGCTAACAATCGGGCAAGGTATTTGTACTCCgttgttgaaaaaaataaaagccgACCTTCAAAGGAACATCGAAGAGCTGGGCGAAGAGACAGTGAACCGATTGAATCCTCGATACTCTCACGGCGTCTCGAGCCCTGGAAGGCACGTACGAACTCGTCTTTACTTCACCAGCGAAAGTCACATACACTCTTTAATAACCGTTTTGAGGCACGGTGGCCTTTTGGATATCAAGAAGGACGAGCAGTGGAGAAGAGCCATGGAGTACGTCTCGATGGTCTCTGAGTTGAACTACATGTCCCAGATAGTCATCATGTTATACGAAGATCCAACCAAGGATCCGTGCAGCGAAGAACGATTTCACATCGAATTACATTTCAGCCCCGGCGTCAATTGTTGCGTACAAAAGAATTTGCCTCCCGGCCCTGGTTTCAGGCCGCATTCCAGAAACGAATCTGTTGCTAGTAAAAACCCa AGTTCCAACACATCGGTAACGGCCACCCCAGACGAGGTGAAGAGCCAGTGTTCACCTAGGATAGAGGAAGAAGGGGAGATGTCCCTGGATGAAGAGAAATTCTTAGTAGAACCTAAGGATTCCCCTACAAACTCGGACGGTTCCCCACCTACGTCACCCCAGGCACCGTCCTAtcgacaatatttaaaaaccagCGATCCCATCCCCATAGG AAGTTCACACACAGTGTGCGGACATGAAGCTATGCATTTAGCGAAGTGTTTGAACGAAGAGCTTGCAAATCAGAAGGCGGAGGCTGGTAGACGGTCCAATCGGGCAGTTAGTCCAGATCCTGAGCCACGTTCGAGGAGTTACGATCACAAGAGTCCGGCGAAAGGAAAAG AGTCGCCCTCTTCGACCACAGATCATTCTCTTACTCCCACCAACACTCCCGTTACCCCTCCCATTGAAATACCCGTCCGTACCTTAACGTTTGAGACAAAAGCGGAATTAATGAACGATGAAAACACGTTCTTGCCTATTGGCTTCGAAAAAGGTGAATTGAGTCCAATAGATGGATCATTAGAGAATCAGAGCGATACAGATTCATGTAACGTTAGAGATGAGATTAAAACTGAAAGAAAAATGGGAGGTTCCAGACCTCAGAGCGCGACCAACGAGTTGCCTCTGACTGAGTTGAATCTGGCTTTGTTCACGTGCGAGTTTGAAACCAAAAGCTTTAGCAAAATGAGCACGAACGAATTGCCATTGTCTGATATAAGGTTCGGGCCTAAGGGCTTGTGCAAACAGGGAACCATTGACAGTCAAAACGATGACGTTTCAATGGAAGTAAACTGGGAGACAGATGTTAAAGAGATTGAGGATAGGCAGCCAAAGAGGCTGAAGGATAAAATTCAGCAGAGATCGTTCTCCGATCCGAACATCCTCGATAAAGATTGGATGAGCTTGTCGAATAAGAGTTTCCTTTTGGAAAAGTACAGTCAGAGCTTGCTTCACAATAGTGCCAGTAGAGAAAGTAGTTGCAATAGGTCGCCGAACAGCCTCAGTCCCATAGAGCCGCCACATTTCCCACACAGCTTTTACCCTTCCGAGCATGGTCCCCCCGTTCCGGATCAGTGTTGTACGCTTTGTTCATCCGCCCCCACGTCCAACCTGCTTTCGTTCTTCACGGCGGCGCCGGGGGCGTGTTGCGAGACGGTGCAGCTGATGCGCCCGCCCGGCGTCGCGGCTCGCTCTCTCTCACACCCCCCGGTACTCGTGACCGCCTCCTCTGCCCACCCTTACCAAAACTACCACCCTTGCATGTCCGATGTAGAGTGCGGAGGGGGCAGCGCAGCAGCCACAGGTCGGCGCCATCGACACAGTATTGCCGGACAGATGAGCTATTTCAAGATGCTAGGTTTCGGTTGCGGAGGTCCGCTAGGTATCAAGAAACTCATCGGCGGCAGCACCAATTCACTGTTCTCGACGGCCGTGATTTCGGGGAGCAGCAGCGCACCCAACCTCAGGGATATGATCACCAGCACGGCTAGTGCATCTG CAATTGAAGGTTTTGGAGGAGTGCCGCCGATAAGGCCTCTGGAGACGCTGCACAACGCGCTGTCGCTCCGTCAGATCGACGCGTTTCTCGACCACATGACGGCCGCACCGTTGTTCAGAACGCCGTCGTCGACGCCACCCAAGTACCCGTCGACGCCGCTGCCCACTCCCACCCAATGTTCATCCGGATTGTCGTCCTCCAGCTCGCAAAAATTGCAATCGCCCAGTAACA gcgTGGGTTGGAGCGGACCTCCTAGTTTTGTTTCTAATAGCGGCCCCTCATCACCAGGATATTCTGAAACTAATTCGAAAGAGAGCAGCGAGATGTCGTCGAGCGTTATTAGCGGAGATGg gttGACAATGGACAAAATAACTAGTATCTTCCCAACCGCACCTGGCCTGGATCAAGATCTGGGAAGTGTTGGAGGAATGTTATTAGACATGGACAGAGAAATATCGGGCTCCATGGAGTTTTCCGAATATTATGCCAGTATTCATAAGCCCTTGTATAGAG GTGAGAGTGGTGATGTGACACCTATTTCAGGAGGTTCAGAGGTGGAGTTCAATACAAACGACGCTACGGCTGGTTCTACTGCCGACTATGATGTCACCGTGACGGAAGAAATGGAGCAGTCTTTCGCAATGGGAGATGACGAAACCTTTGACATACCAGATAGTCAAGAGTGTAGCGGTTATCCAGAAAATAATCAAGTCGTAATGACGAACTGCCCAAAGGCTATCATGAATATTTGCGTGAACGCGTTGCAAAATGATAAATTGTCAAAGAATGCTGAGCaatctgataaattattaGCCTCGAACAATTTGTTGGGCCAGttggatttaaaaaagtgtgcCATTTATGACAAGGACGTTAAAAATTTAGCGTCTTTGGGATCAGATAAATGGAGCACTAGCAAGGAACGGTTTTTGGAaggaaagaaaattaattatgtaaaggCAGACAACGTCGACTACGGTAAAAATCTTAACATAGGTGCTGAGAAAAAGGTGGATAAGGATAACAAAGATTTCAATTTACTCAAACAGAATCCTGGTacagtattaattaaagaaggtTTTATTGAACCGCCCAGAATGTCAAGAATTTCCAGGAGTTTTCATGGAAAGTCTCCCACTAGCAATAGCTATTTAGACATATCTAACAATTCACCCAGAAGAGCAAGTGATAGCGTTTCTATGACTAACTGCAATGCAAATCCTGGTAATGCTCTTAGTAAAATTGAACCGAAACCACAAAGGCCAGTATTTACAAGTCAGCTCTCGCAACCATGTGGAAGTACAAATCCAAACAAGGGTACTAGTTTCCGTAAAACATCTTTAACGGATGGTCTGCCTAAACATCCAAGATTTACTACAGTTAGAGTTGACGAAGCTGAACATGCAGCCAGTATGGGTCTTTTCATGAAGGCCAGGGACACCGAAAGCGAAGATTCTCTTCAAAATTAA